One region of Emys orbicularis isolate rEmyOrb1 chromosome 4, rEmyOrb1.hap1, whole genome shotgun sequence genomic DNA includes:
- the SLC35C1 gene encoding GDP-fucose transporter 1 isoform X1, whose translation MNRTQLKRSGILRMALSGSSDPLLQQEEGGSGSRETPFLLKAIQIALVVSLYWFISITMVFLNKYLLDSPSLRLDTPLFVTFYQCAVTVIFCKALSLLASCCPLGYLDFPSIRMDLKVSRSILPLSVVFISMITFNNLCLKYVGVAFYNVGRSLTTVFNVLLSYLLLKQTTSLYALIACGVIIGGFWLGIDQEGAEGTLSWTGIIFGILASLCVSLNAIYTKKVLPAVDGSIWRLTFYNNMNACVLFLPLMLLLGEFHTLYHFDKLGNPGFWGMMTLGGVLGFAIGYVTGLQIKFTSPLTHNVSGTAKACAQTVLAVCYYEETKSLLWWTSNMMVLGGSFAYTWVKGLEMKKAQEESTPKTGEKNETGV comes from the exons ATGAACAGGACGCAGCTGAAGCGCTCTGGGATCCTCAGGATGGCTCTGAGCGGCTCCTCTGaccccctgctgcagcaggaggagggTGGCAGCGGCAGCAGGGAAACCCCCTTCCTGTTGAAGGCTATCCAGATCGCATTGGTAGTCTCTCTCTACTGGTTCATCTCCATCACCATGGTCTTCCTCAACAAGTACCTCCTGGACAGCCCCTCGCTGCGCCTCGACACCCCGCTCTTTGTCACCTTCTATCAGTGTGCTGTCACCGTCATCTTCTGCAAGGCCCTCAGCCTGCTGGCCTCCTGCTGCCCACTGGGCTACCTGGACTTCCCCTCCATCCGCATGGACCTCAAGGTGTCCCGCAGCATTCTGCCCCTCTCTGTGGTCTTCATCAGCATGATCACCTTCAACAACCTGTGCCTCAAATACGTTGGCGTGGCCTTCTACAATGTGGGGCGCTCGCTCACCACTGTCTTCAATGTCCTGCTCTCCTACCTGCTCCTCAAGCAAACCACTTCCCTGTATGCCCTGATAGCCTGTGGGGTCATTATAG GTGGATTCTGGCTGGGCATAGACCAAGAGGGAGCAGAGGGCACTCTGTCATGGACCGGCATAATCTTTGGGATCCTGGCAAGTCTCTGTGTCTCACTCAATGCCATCTACACCAAGAAAGTGCTGCCTGCTGTGGATGGCAGCATCTGGCGCCTGACCTTCTACAACAATATGAACGCCTGTGTCCTATTCTTGCCCCTCATGCTGCTGCTCGGTGAGTTCCACACCCTCTACCACTTCGACAAGCTGGGGAACCCTGGTTTCTGGGGCATGATGACCCTGGGaggagtgcttggctttgcaatcGGTTACGTGACGGGACTCCAGATCAAGTTCACCAGCCCACTCACCCACAATGTGTCTGGGACGGCTAAGGCCTGTGCCCAGACAGTGCTGGCTGTCTGCTACTATGAGGAGACCAAAAGCTTACTGTGGTGGACAAGCAACATGATGGTTCTAGGAGGCTCCTTTGCCTACACATGGGTAAAAGGGCTGGAGATGAAGAAGGCACAGGAGGAATCCACTCCAAAAACAGGCGAGAAAAATGAGACTGGCGTCTAG
- the SLC35C1 gene encoding GDP-fucose transporter 1 isoform X2, whose product MALSGSSDPLLQQEEGGSGSRETPFLLKAIQIALVVSLYWFISITMVFLNKYLLDSPSLRLDTPLFVTFYQCAVTVIFCKALSLLASCCPLGYLDFPSIRMDLKVSRSILPLSVVFISMITFNNLCLKYVGVAFYNVGRSLTTVFNVLLSYLLLKQTTSLYALIACGVIIGGFWLGIDQEGAEGTLSWTGIIFGILASLCVSLNAIYTKKVLPAVDGSIWRLTFYNNMNACVLFLPLMLLLGEFHTLYHFDKLGNPGFWGMMTLGGVLGFAIGYVTGLQIKFTSPLTHNVSGTAKACAQTVLAVCYYEETKSLLWWTSNMMVLGGSFAYTWVKGLEMKKAQEESTPKTGEKNETGV is encoded by the exons ATGGCTCTGAGCGGCTCCTCTGaccccctgctgcagcaggaggagggTGGCAGCGGCAGCAGGGAAACCCCCTTCCTGTTGAAGGCTATCCAGATCGCATTGGTAGTCTCTCTCTACTGGTTCATCTCCATCACCATGGTCTTCCTCAACAAGTACCTCCTGGACAGCCCCTCGCTGCGCCTCGACACCCCGCTCTTTGTCACCTTCTATCAGTGTGCTGTCACCGTCATCTTCTGCAAGGCCCTCAGCCTGCTGGCCTCCTGCTGCCCACTGGGCTACCTGGACTTCCCCTCCATCCGCATGGACCTCAAGGTGTCCCGCAGCATTCTGCCCCTCTCTGTGGTCTTCATCAGCATGATCACCTTCAACAACCTGTGCCTCAAATACGTTGGCGTGGCCTTCTACAATGTGGGGCGCTCGCTCACCACTGTCTTCAATGTCCTGCTCTCCTACCTGCTCCTCAAGCAAACCACTTCCCTGTATGCCCTGATAGCCTGTGGGGTCATTATAG GTGGATTCTGGCTGGGCATAGACCAAGAGGGAGCAGAGGGCACTCTGTCATGGACCGGCATAATCTTTGGGATCCTGGCAAGTCTCTGTGTCTCACTCAATGCCATCTACACCAAGAAAGTGCTGCCTGCTGTGGATGGCAGCATCTGGCGCCTGACCTTCTACAACAATATGAACGCCTGTGTCCTATTCTTGCCCCTCATGCTGCTGCTCGGTGAGTTCCACACCCTCTACCACTTCGACAAGCTGGGGAACCCTGGTTTCTGGGGCATGATGACCCTGGGaggagtgcttggctttgcaatcGGTTACGTGACGGGACTCCAGATCAAGTTCACCAGCCCACTCACCCACAATGTGTCTGGGACGGCTAAGGCCTGTGCCCAGACAGTGCTGGCTGTCTGCTACTATGAGGAGACCAAAAGCTTACTGTGGTGGACAAGCAACATGATGGTTCTAGGAGGCTCCTTTGCCTACACATGGGTAAAAGGGCTGGAGATGAAGAAGGCACAGGAGGAATCCACTCCAAAAACAGGCGAGAAAAATGAGACTGGCGTCTAG